CGATCTCGGAACGCTGATCCTCTGGCAGGCTTTTGATCTTGGCGTATACATCGCCTAAACCGTTATTGGCGTCTACCCCAAGCTTCTGGAAGGTTTCGGCGTGCTTCTCAAACACATCCTTGAAGAAAACGGTAACAGCATGGCCGAACATGATAGGGTCAGACACCTTCATCATGGTTGCCTTCAGGTGCAGCGACAGCAGCACATCGTTATTTTTGGCGTCGGCTATTTCCTTCTCCAGGAACGAGCGCAAGGCTTTGCGACTCATCACTGCCGTGTCAATCACCTCGCCATCCTTCAGCGAAACTTTCTCTTTCAGTGTTCTGTTTGATCCGTCGGCGGCAACGAACTCGATTCTCACATCGCCGGCTTTCTCCACTACAGTTGATTTCTCGCTGCCGTAGAAGTCGCCTTCGCTCATGTGGGCTACGTGCGTTTTGGAGTCTGAGCTCCAGGCACCCATCGAGTGCGGGTTCTTCCTGGCGTACTGCTTTACCGCATCTGCCACGCGGCGATCGGAGTTGCCTTCGCGCAGCACAGGATTCACGGCACTGCCCAGAATTTTGGCATAACGCGTTTTTGCTTCTTTCTCCTCGTCGTTCTTTGGTTCTGCCGGGTAATCCGGGATGTTGTATCCCTGCTCCTGCAGCTCTTTGATGGCAGCGGTTAGCTGTGGAATAGAGGCACTGATGTTGGGCAGTTTGATGATGTTTGCTTCCGCTGTCTTGGCCAGGTCGCCCAGGTAAGCCAGGTCATCGCTTTGCTTCTGCCCGTCAGAGAGTTTCTCGGGGAAAGCAGCCAGGATACGGCCCGCCAGCGAAATGTCCTTTGTTTCTACTTCGATGCCTGCGGCCTTCGTGAACGTCTCCACAATTGGCAGGAAAGATTGCGTTGCCAACGCGGGTGCTTCATCGGTTATGGTGTAAACAATTTTAGCTGTTTTTGTTGTCATGTGCTTTGTTTGATTTAAGGTTATGCCACTTCCTGCCACGGAAGCCGCACATAGTTATAAGAACAAATATAAAGAGTCTTTTTGATATTGGTAGCCAGAATACCGGCTTTCCTAGCATACGTGCTCAGCAACGCGAAAGAGGAACTCAAACGCAAATGGAGTAAAGTATGGCGGTAGTTGTTTTCTGACCAGCGCTTGTATTTACGGCCTGAAACGCTAGCCGGAGAAGCCACACGCCAGACATCAGGCCTCCACTACTCCGCTATAACAGAAGCTAAAGATTACGGCTCCGCACCAACTACTCTTCCTTCTGTACGTTTAGGCAATACAAACCACTAAGCCCCACCCTATGAAAAACATACTTTGGCTCACCCGCCTGTTATCCTTAATCTGCCTGCTGTTCTTTAGTGTTACGTGCTCCATAACACCGGGCACGGCACAGTATAAAGTACTTACATTAGGCAATTCCATTACACAGGGCAACACGGAATTCCCCGGCTACAGGTACCCCCTTTGGAAGATGCTGGTAGACGAAGGCATGGACGTGGAACTGGTAGGCTCCCATGATACAAACGAAGGCGGCGACCCCGCCGTGAAAGGCACTGTGTATAACGGGAAAGTATACACCAACCGCAACGAGGGGCACTGGGGGTGGAGCACTGACGAAATCCTGAACGGTAGAGACATCATGACAGGCAATCTGGCCTCGTGGCTGGAAGACTATACCCCTGACATTGCGTTGATACACCTGGGCACAAACGACATGTTCCGGCAGTGCGGAGGCAACCCAAACTGCTATGAGGAAACAATTAGCGAGCTGCGGGAAGTGGTGCGCGTACTTCGGAATGACAACGCAAACATAAAAATTTTTATGGCCCAGCTCATTCCGGCTGATCCCCAGAAAGTCGGTCCTGCCATAGCCCAAAACATTGAGCGGCTGAATGCGCTTATCCCGGCACTGGTAAACGACTTGAACACGACCCGATCGCCGGTTGTGCTGGTGGATCAGTTTACAGGCTTTAACCCAACTATGGGAGTGGATACACATGACGGCGTGCACCCGAACACCAGTGGAGAGTTGAAAATGGCCAGTAAATGGTTTGCAGCGATCGAACCCAGTATTACGCCTCTGCCTGTAGAACTTTCATCCTTTACCGCCCGCAGCACCTCGCAGGGGTTTGTACAGTTGGCCTGGACTACCGCATCAGAGCAAGACAATGCTTTTTTTGAGGTGCAGCACTCATCGGATGGGACTACGTTTACTGCGCGCTCACAAGTAAAGGGGGCAGGCACTACCGCTACCGCACAGCAGTATACTTACACAGACTCGGTGGCAGCGAACGGCCCTAACTACTACAGGCTAAAGCAGGTGGATACTGACGGCACCAGCAGCTACTCTAAGGTGGTGCAGGTGGAGGTGGCAGAAAAAGCGCAGGCGCTGAAAGTTTATCCTACCAAAAGCAATGGCGCGGCACACGTCACACTTCATTTGCAACACAATGATCCCACGGCAGAAACGGCTGTAGATGTTTATACTTCAGAAGGCAGATTGGTGCACCGGCAGCAGGGGCTGCAAAGCCGGGGCAGCAGCTTGCTTACCCGCATTCCTATTAACCTACTGCATGGCGCCGGACTTTACTTTGTTCGGGTTATGACCGGGGGCAGCGTGTATACATCGAAGTTTATTGTAGAGTAGCGGCCACAGTATCGTCCTAAAGCCCGCTTGTTGCAACTCAATTGATGCAACCAAGTATGGCGCAGTTATTTAATGCTCGACCACACATGGTAAGTATATTTGAGCCAGGTACGGCTTAGTTTACAGAGTTGAAAGCAAACAGAAAAGGAGCGCCGTATAGCACTCCTTTTCTCATTAGGGCTGGTCCTGGTGCAGCGGGTGCTGCTTGCCTCGTTTCAGGTATTTCCTAAACCAGTCAGTTGCCAGCTGTGCCGCCATCTCGAGGGCACCGGGCTCCTCGAACTTATGCGTGGCATCGGGCACGATCTCTACGTCTTTTATAGTGAGTATCTGGTTCTGCGCCTGGATGTTCATTTCAAGCACCGATTCGTCTTTGCCGCCCACAATCATCAACGTTGGCACCTGCAGGTCGGGAAGCACCGCATCCGCCAGATCCGGGCGACCACCGTAGCTCACCACCGCCTGCGCAATTTCAGAGCCCTCCGCCGCAGCGGCACCAATGGCAGCGGCTGCGCCAGTATCGAACCCCATATAGCCGATGCCGAAGTTTTCTGTGCGCGGATCCTGCTGCACCCAATACGTTGTCTGGATGAGGCGCTGGGTCAATCTAACGATGTCGCGCTCGTTTTTAGCATCTTCACCCTCTTCCTCTGTCAGCAAATCAAACAACAGGGTAGCGAAGCCGGAGCGCTGCAGGTGCTCGGCCACAAAGCGGTTCTTCTCGTTCAGCCGTCCATTGCCGCTGGCGTAGGAAAAAATCACCAGCCCCAGGGCATCTTTCGGAATGGCCAGGTCGCCTATAAGCGCAGCATCCTCCATGTCTATGCGGACGCTTTCATTCATTTTATAGTTTGTCATAGCGTGGTAGTATAGTTCGGGCAGCCAAACGGCTGCTCTTTAGGGTACGACCTGCCTTGCCCAAAGTTCGGAAGTACAACTCCGGTAGCCCCTCCTGCCGTACAGCAAAGTATGGCTACCACACATTTTGCCCGCACCGGCAGTTGCCTTTTCCTGCTACTGCTTTGCCTCCTTGCCTCCTGCGGAAACGATGGAAAGCAGGAAGACACAACCCCTCTGACTCAAACAGATGCAATGGAGGCTGTGCAGGAAGAGCCGCTGCGCACAAAAGCGCCAGCCGTAGCCGATACAGCCAATTTTCAGGAGGCGTTCAACCAGTTCTTTAGTGCCCTGCAGGCCGGAGACACAGCCGCGCTAAATAGCTTTGTAGCTGAGAAAGCGGGAGTCTGGCTCATAGAGCAGCCAGGCGCAGTGCCAGCCTATACTCATTTTTCAAGTATACAGGCGGTGAAGCGCAGTTACCGGCAACTGCCCTTCACAAGTATAAACCAGCAGGTACAACAGTGCCAGCTGCAGCAGCGCCA
Above is a window of Pontibacter akesuensis DNA encoding:
- a CDS encoding dienelactone hydrolase family protein, with translation MTNYKMNESVRIDMEDAALIGDLAIPKDALGLVIFSYASGNGRLNEKNRFVAEHLQRSGFATLLFDLLTEEEGEDAKNERDIVRLTQRLIQTTYWVQQDPRTENFGIGYMGFDTGAAAAIGAAAAEGSEIAQAVVSYGGRPDLADAVLPDLQVPTLMIVGGKDESVLEMNIQAQNQILTIKDVEIVPDATHKFEEPGALEMAAQLATDWFRKYLKRGKQHPLHQDQP
- a CDS encoding GDSL-type esterase/lipase family protein gives rise to the protein MKNILWLTRLLSLICLLFFSVTCSITPGTAQYKVLTLGNSITQGNTEFPGYRYPLWKMLVDEGMDVELVGSHDTNEGGDPAVKGTVYNGKVYTNRNEGHWGWSTDEILNGRDIMTGNLASWLEDYTPDIALIHLGTNDMFRQCGGNPNCYEETISELREVVRVLRNDNANIKIFMAQLIPADPQKVGPAIAQNIERLNALIPALVNDLNTTRSPVVLVDQFTGFNPTMGVDTHDGVHPNTSGELKMASKWFAAIEPSITPLPVELSSFTARSTSQGFVQLAWTTASEQDNAFFEVQHSSDGTTFTARSQVKGAGTTATAQQYTYTDSVAANGPNYYRLKQVDTDGTSSYSKVVQVEVAEKAQALKVYPTKSNGAAHVTLHLQHNDPTAETAVDVYTSEGRLVHRQQGLQSRGSSLLTRIPINLLHGAGLYFVRVMTGGSVYTSKFIVE